Genomic segment of Truepera radiovictrix DSM 17093:
CGTGGCTCTCGCCGTACGCGGTCGCGCCCTTTTGGGTGGCGGCTTGGGCGGCCCCAAGCACCGCTTCGTACGTCTCCCGCATCACCTCCCGGATGCGCCCCAGGTCGGTCTCGGGGACGTACGCTTCGGGGTCGTCCTCAGGCAAACCCTCCCGAACGGTGAAGAGCCGGGGCAGCGCCTCCAGACCCGAATCAAACTGCGTCCCCCAGTACTTGACGCTCCCGACGATGTGCGCAAGGTGCTGCGCGACGCTCATCCCGCCGCCGGGGGTCCTCGAGGCCAGCATCTCGGGGCTGAGGTGGCTCAGCAAGACCTGATTGACGCGGAGGTTGTTCTCCCACGCTCGGCGGACGCTTTCCGAAACGCTCATCGTTCCCCTTTCACGGCCTTGGCGAGTTGCCGGATGGCCCCTAAGTGATAGGCCGAGTGGATGGCGATGGTCATCCCGAAGTCGAGCGCGGCCTCGTCCCAGTGCGTCACGGCGCGGGTCGTCCAGCTCCCCTGCCAGTCGGTTTTGCCCTCGAACCCCTCGAAGTAGCGCTCCATCGCCTGCACGTAAAAGGCCGTGTGGAAAGCGTGCGCGGCGATGGTCGTCCCCAGGACTTCCCGCGACGCCTCCTCGGCGGAGAGCGCGTCCAGGGTGCTGAACAAGTCCGCCCCCCTATCGAGGTAGATGCCGCTCGTCTGCGCGAAGGTCTCCGAAAGGACGGCGAAAAGGTTTTGGGTGAAGTGCGAGGCGGAGACGGTCGCGGATGGCGTCGGTTCGGGTGCGGCGGGGTCAGGCATAACCCTCCCAGGGCGTCAAGGCGTTTGGTTGTTGGAGGTGCTGACCAGTGGCGGCGCTCATGG
This window contains:
- a CDS encoding DinB family protein, yielding MSVSESVRRAWENNLRVNQVLLSHLSPEMLASRTPGGGMSVAQHLAHIVGSVKYWGTQFDSGLEALPRLFTVREGLPEDDPEAYVPETDLGRIREVMRETYEAVLGAAQAATQKGATAYGESHDSPDAFLIHMMVHDAHHRGQILLALKTAGHPLPDEDAVWGPWRGG